In one Candidatus Nomurabacteria bacterium genomic region, the following are encoded:
- the thyA gene encoding thymidylate synthase, with protein MTTPTSEYHRIIEDVLNTGSLEPNRTGVSAVKIAGASFTCDASLGFPAITTKKLFFESMAVELEGFINGITDKQWYQNRKCYIWNQWCRADIIPPELKADRMKKEKDAFQLNERDLGPVYGFQWRHWNAEYNGHLADYTGMGIDQLKNAIDAMRRDPSNRRVIVMAWNPSQLDMMALPACHTSFQLTTIGGKLNLLWSQRSCDLMLGIPFNIASYALLQHLIARDLGMPVGRLVGHLNDVHIYENHLEGAREQLSRDPERHQPPTIVTTGESTSIFDWDHTMTKLVGYEHDPAIKMEVAI; from the coding sequence GTGACCACTCCAACATCCGAATATCATCGCATCATCGAGGACGTACTCAATACCGGCTCCCTGGAGCCCAATCGGACAGGAGTTAGCGCCGTCAAAATCGCCGGCGCGAGCTTCACCTGCGATGCTTCGCTCGGGTTTCCCGCCATCACCACCAAGAAGCTGTTCTTTGAGTCGATGGCTGTAGAACTCGAAGGATTCATTAACGGTATCACCGACAAGCAATGGTATCAAAATCGCAAGTGCTATATCTGGAACCAATGGTGTCGAGCCGACATCATTCCTCCCGAACTCAAGGCGGACAGGATGAAGAAGGAGAAGGACGCGTTCCAACTCAACGAACGTGACCTCGGCCCTGTCTACGGCTTTCAATGGAGACATTGGAATGCCGAATACAACGGCCACCTGGCGGACTATACCGGTATGGGCATCGATCAGCTCAAGAACGCTATCGACGCCATGCGCCGGGATCCGTCGAATCGCCGTGTTATCGTGATGGCTTGGAATCCAAGTCAGCTCGACATGATGGCGCTACCCGCTTGCCACACGAGCTTTCAGCTCACCACCATCGGTGGAAAGCTGAACCTGCTCTGGAGTCAGCGGTCTTGCGACCTGATGCTCGGCATCCCCTTCAACATCGCCTCCTACGCGCTCTTGCAGCATTTGATCGCGCGCGATCTCGGAATGCCGGTCGGCAGACTCGTGGGACATCTCAACGACGTGCATATCTACGAGAACCATCTCGAAGGTGCACGCGAACAGCTCTCTCGCGATCCCGAGCGACATCAACCGCCGACCATCGTCACCACCGGAGAATCGACATCGATCTTCGATTGGGATCACACTATGACCAAGCTCGTCGGCTACGAGCATGACCCCGCCATCAAGATGGAAGTCGCCATCTGA
- a CDS encoding cytochrome P450 translates to MKQPADRMRIGAVIAKIPTVGYWFDKTSDDPDYVQKLVIPGRQFMANVLFSKDRVQQMDSSIDAVLETYLETWRHQEAINFTTELVELYHEAACAAILGMDLWVKIRTIRKDMREIADGIEIPHTTGTILRGRLDSKYRATKRVETFLRTAMQDPEVQQTWFYKEMRKVIVNDAPINDRDLPWFVMWTVWNAMTYPGAYGMWNMVDILGNTEVLQAFAASTDNERQTLLEHCLTETIRINPISSVIRNPDSAQEVTIGDKTWRLPDKGFIGVFTMGINHDPDLFESPEEFHPFRYYDKSVEKPITFGKGAFGCPAQKPTRKIITRINKRLLSEFEFSLPSGIEKKYVCVHLTYAKKNIIVGIKPITFN, encoded by the coding sequence ATGAAGCAGCCAGCCGACCGAATGCGTATCGGTGCTGTTATCGCCAAAATCCCTACGGTGGGATACTGGTTTGATAAGACATCAGATGATCCAGACTACGTGCAGAAGCTCGTGATTCCTGGACGTCAGTTCATGGCCAATGTCCTTTTCTCAAAGGATCGAGTCCAGCAGATGGATAGCTCGATTGATGCCGTGCTTGAGACCTATCTCGAGACATGGCGTCATCAAGAGGCTATCAACTTTACCACCGAACTCGTTGAGCTCTATCACGAGGCTGCGTGCGCCGCCATTCTTGGTATGGATTTGTGGGTCAAGATTCGCACTATCCGTAAGGATATGCGCGAGATTGCCGATGGTATTGAGATCCCGCACACCACTGGGACCATCCTTCGTGGTCGACTTGATAGCAAATACCGTGCCACTAAGCGCGTCGAAACTTTTCTTCGTACTGCCATGCAAGACCCAGAGGTCCAACAGACATGGTTCTACAAAGAGATGCGCAAGGTTATCGTCAATGATGCACCTATCAACGATCGCGATCTTCCGTGGTTCGTGATGTGGACGGTGTGGAATGCCATGACCTATCCCGGTGCCTACGGCATGTGGAATATGGTGGACATCTTAGGTAATACCGAGGTGCTCCAGGCGTTCGCGGCGTCAACCGATAACGAACGTCAGACTCTTCTCGAGCACTGCCTCACAGAGACGATTCGTATCAATCCAATCTCTTCTGTGATTCGCAATCCCGATAGCGCACAAGAAGTGACGATTGGCGATAAGACGTGGAGACTCCCTGACAAGGGGTTCATTGGTGTCTTCACCATGGGCATCAATCACGATCCTGACCTCTTCGAATCTCCAGAGGAGTTTCATCCGTTTCGTTACTACGACAAGAGCGTAGAGAAACCGATCACTTTTGGTAAAGGCGCCTTTGGCTGCCCTGCACAAAAACCTACGCGTAAAATCATTACGCGTATCAATAAGCGACTTCTTTCTGAATTCGAGTTTTCGCTCCCTTCGGGGATCGAAAAAAAGTATGTGTGCGTGCACCTCACGTATGCAAAGAAAAACATCATCGTTGGCATCAAGCCAATAACCTTCAACTGA
- a CDS encoding AAA family ATPase, whose amino-acid sequence MPSLIIGLVGPAGCGKGTVADILQKEHGAGYVRFSAILSTILEALALDKSRDEFVRLSEVLRKEFGEDILSHAVVRQTLLSDKEIVVVDGIRRLEDIMAFEPLPQFVLIGVDAPAEIRFERMKKRGEKATESDMTWEQFQREEQAPTETTIPAVMKRATITLDNSGTQEELVKKIEAFLQTLK is encoded by the coding sequence ATGCCATCTCTTATTATTGGTCTTGTAGGCCCAGCTGGATGCGGCAAAGGTACAGTTGCCGACATTTTACAAAAAGAACACGGTGCTGGTTATGTTCGTTTTAGTGCCATTCTTAGTACTATTTTAGAAGCTTTAGCACTCGATAAGTCGCGTGATGAGTTTGTTCGTCTTTCGGAGGTATTACGAAAAGAATTTGGTGAAGACATCTTGTCTCATGCTGTTGTTCGTCAAACGCTACTGTCTGACAAAGAGATTGTTGTTGTGGATGGTATTCGCCGATTAGAAGATATTATGGCATTTGAGCCTTTACCTCAGTTTGTTTTGATAGGTGTTGATGCCCCAGCAGAAATCCGCTTTGAACGTATGAAAAAACGCGGTGAAAAGGCAACTGAGTCTGATATGACATGGGAGCAGTTTCAACGAGAAGAGCAAGCGCCCACGGAGACTACGATCCCTGCTGTCATGAAACGAGCTACTATCACACTTGATAATTCAGGCACGCAAGAAGAGTTGGTAAAAAAGATCGAAGCATTTCTACAAACGTTAAAATAA